Proteins encoded in a region of the Anopheles ziemanni chromosome 2, idAnoZiCoDA_A2_x.2, whole genome shotgun sequence genome:
- the LOC131294661 gene encoding uncharacterized protein LOC131294661 has protein sequence MAMAKGVRNQYLATYCANLATLIYGLSIGWLSPNLVLMASDDTPLTTGKITAEEQGTIGSIGTIGCMLAPLVCGWVAEIAGRKSALMLIGVTQLVSWAVMPFATNLNVIYASRIFGGFAGGGTLSIVPLFVSEISEDRIRGTLGTMLAILCNSGILLGFIISHYINCWAVTYLALLMCVVYSLGCCFLPESPQYLFVKKKKEKAIKALRFYRGEEAESETSQFTAEVARFKDIHSTGNPKKKESNQIHIKDFLTRSRWKPILICVVVILFQAGSGSIPLITYTARIFQDSHSNLSPAMSSIIVAALQLIGSYVSTMTVEKAGRRVLLLISTLGCAVCTTTMGTYTFLQEMAVDVSCFGWVPVASMSALVFINAIGIGIVPFIIMTEILDPKIRGPIVTFCLLEFSGVAYLVVRYFPVAVEQLGMYSCMWFFSCCCVASATFVLTCMPETKGKSFEQISESLNGSGGKKSASHNKDVAPTPRVDFAYQTVSAAVVSYLPLPGLAQNCPDRKSTARWRTYVQTAVKINAHQQALGIRAPCKVIMPKISRGTTVLTGGLEVSLVLTGSTRTGQCCYASMFLEFLSRRYWRQFGAIAAVHIITASYGVTVGWPAPIIPLLRSPETPLPAGPVSVEEASWIGSTLCIGGTLGTILFAIIHTYFGKKVGLLLLPVPHLILWTLILVGDNVWYIYVARFFSGLTGGGVVSVIPLYIADIADKKIRGTLGSLTIIFINIGLLFIYSTGNYLPYRMIPKIMLAAPIAFIILVSFLPETPTCLLRKGKLLEAERSLMYYRNISDERQKTPEFLVEYDELKNFVLSETSKASLRLADFTTPEAKRGLFIGLFVMALNQFSGIFAILTYAGTIFQLSGTGIDPHAALIIVAVLNISGNLASFTVIDRVGRKILLLVSAAGVGLSLGVLGAHSYLLRNGHDLTGLEWLPVLALSMTLFLGAIGITNVPFFIVPEVMPPRLRSIGSTISATFLCMCAFVCVKLYPIMMETIHIYGTVWISSGVCAVGVLIIIFLIPETKGKNLNIQSASTK, from the exons CGAATCTCGCCACACTGATCTACGGCTTGTCGATAGGATGGCTCTCGCCAAACCTCGTCCTGATGGCGTCCGACGACACGCCACTGACGACGGGCAAGATCACCGCCGAGGAACAGGGCACGATCGGGTCGATCGGCACCATCGGCTGCATGCTGGCGCCACTCGTTTGCGGCTGGGTAGCGGAAATTGCCGGCCGGAAGTCGGCCCTCATGCTGATCGGTGTGACACAGCTCGTCAGCTGGGCCGTGATGCCGTTCGCCACCAACCTGAATGTCATCTACGCGTCTCGCATTTTCGGTGGCTTCGCCGGTGGTGGTACACTCTCGATCGTGCCATTGTTCGTCTCGGAGATTTCGGAAGATAG AATACGAGGCACGCTCGGGACGATGCTCGCCATCCTGTGCAATTCGGGAATCCTGCTCGGGTTCATCATATCTCACTACATCAACTGCTGGGCTGTGACGTACCTAGCGCTTCTGATGTGCGTAGTCTACTCGCTGGGCTGCTGCTTCTTGCCAGAATCTCCACAGTATCtgttcgtcaagaagaagaaagag AAAGCGATAAAGGCACTGCGCTTCTACCGGGGTGAGGAAGCGGAAAGCGAAACATCACAGTTTACCGCCGAGGTGGCGCGCTTCAAAGACATCCACTCCACCGGCAACCCGAAAAAGAAGGAATCCAACCAGATCCACATTAAAGATTTCT TGACGCGATCGCGCTGGAAGCCCATCCTGATCTGCGTGGTGGTCATCCTGTTCCAGGCCGGGTCCGGCTCGATCCCGCTCATCACCTACACGGCCAGAATCTTCCAGGATTCGCACTCGAACCTCAGCCCGGCGATGTCGTCGATCATCGTGGCCGCCCTGCAGCTGATCGGTTCGTACGTCTCAACGATGACGGTCGAAAAGGCGGGCCGGCGGGTGCTGCTGCTCATCTCGACGCTCGGCTGCGCCgtctgcaccaccaccatgggCACGTACACCTTCCTGCAGGAGATGGCCGTCGACGTCAGCTGCTTCGGGTGGGTGCCGGTCGCGAGCATGTCCGCGCTAGTCTTCATCAATGCCATCGGCATCGGTATCGTGCCATTCATCATCATGACCGAGATCCTCGATCCGAAGATTCGCGGCCCGATCGTCACCTTCTGCCTGCTGGAGTTCTCCGGCGTCGCGTACCTGGTCGTCCGGTACTTCCCGGTCGCGGTCGAGCAGCTCGGCATGTACTCGTGCATGTGGTTCTTCTCGTGCTGCTGCGTCGCGTCCGCCACCTTCGTGCTCACCTGCATGCCCGAGACGAAGGGCAAGAGCTTCGAGCAGATCTCCGAATCTCTTAACGGCAGCGGCGGCAAGAAGTCCGCCTCGCACAACAAGGACGTCGCCCCGACGCCC CGGGTCGACTTTGCATATCAAACAGTGTCGGCGGCTGTCGTTTCTTATCTTCCGCTGCCAGGTTTGGCGCAAAACTGTCCCGATCGTAAATCAACGGCACGTTGGCGCACGTACGTGCAAACAGCAGTAAAGATAAATGCGCATCAGCAGGCTTTAGGCATCAGGGCACCTTGCAAGGTGATCATGCCTAAGATCTCCCGCGGGACCACGGTGCTTACGGGGGGACTGGAGGTTTCGCTCGTGCTTACCGGAAGCACTCGGACCGGCCAGTGCTGCTACG CATCGATGTTCCTGGAATTTCTCTCCCGACGGTACTGGAGGCAGTTCGGTGCCATCGCAGCCG TCCACATCATTACCGCCAGCTACGGGGTGACGGTGGGATGGCCTGCACCGATCATTCCGCTGCTTCGATCACCCGAGACGCCACTTCCGGCGGGCCCGGTCAGTGTCGAGGAGGCGTCATGGATTGGATCAACGCTGTGCATTGGCGGCACGCTTGGTACGATCTTGTTCGCGATCATACACACTTATTTCGGGAAGAAGGTtggcctgctgctgcttcccgTTCCCCACCTGATACTGTGGACGCTCATACTTGTCGGTGACAACGTGTGGTACATCTACGTGGCCCGATTTTTCAGTGGCCTGACGGGTGGTGGAGTGGTCAGCGTGATTCCACTATACATAGCCGATATTGCTGACAAGAA GATCCGAGGGACGCTTGGTTCTTTGACGATAATCTTCATCAATATCGGCCTTCTGTTCATATACTCCACCGGCAACTACCTTCCGTATCGAATGATACCGAAGATAATGCTAGCCGCCCCGATAGCATTCATTATCCTAGTCAGCTTCCTTCCGGAGACACCGACCTGTCTGCTGCGGAAGGGAAAGTTGCTCGAGGCCGAACGGTCCCTGATGTACTATCGCAACATCTCGGATGAACGCCAGAAAACACCGGAGTTCTTGGTAGAGTATGATGAGTTGAAAAACTTCGTTCTTTCGGAAACCAGCAAGGCAAGTCTTCGGCTGGCGGATTTTA CCACACCGGAAGCGAAGCGAGGACTATTTATCGGCCTTTTCGTGATGGCATTGAACCAGTTCAGTGGCATCTTTGCCATCCTTACGTATGCCGGTACCATCTTCCAGCTGTCCGGTACCGGAATCGATCCACATGCCGCACTCATCATCGTGGCGGTTCTTAACATCTCCGGCAACCTGGCGTCGTTCACCGTGATCGATCGTGTCGGTCGTAAGATTCTGCTGCTCGTATCTGCAGCCGGTGTTGGGCTATCGCTCGGAGTACTCGGAGCACATTCGTACCTGCTCAGAAATGGCCACGATCTTACCGGCCTGGAATGGCTTCCGGTGTTGGCTCTCTCGATGACACTCTTCCTAGGTGCAATTGGTATTACCAATGTACCGTTTTTCATCGTCCCGGAAGTGATGCCACCAAGG CTAAGAAGTATTGGAAGTACGATCAGTGCCACATTTCTGTGCATGTGTGCGTTCGTGTGTGTCAAGCTGTACCCGATCATGATGGAGACCATACACATCTACGGCACGGTATGGATATCTTCCGGGGTATGCGCCGTCGGTGTGCTGATCATCATCTTTCTGATACCGgaaaccaaaggaaaaaatttaaacattcaaaGCGCTAGCACAAAGTAA
- the LOC131294694 gene encoding facilitated trehalose transporter Tret1-like translates to METSGGVRNQVFATGVMNIINLSHGAALGWVSPYLPVLMSTEEPILATGPVTVEQGSWIGSILCLGALFGAFLYGYLVDKVGIKRTLQALVVPHSCFWIISYLATSVYQLYLGRFLAGVTGGGIIVVFPLFIADISDKQIRGILGSVLALTSNGGILLIYIIGDVLHYHTVALTMLSLPVMFTVLMFFVPDTPQTCLKMGKVVKAERCFMFYRGIRPSGDGTSAVRQEFDNMKKFIEHSTGQNSRVTLDDFRSREAKLGMFIGVFLMFINQFCGVFAILTYAASIFEEVGSTLSPNTSAIIMGTIQIVGTLSSFIFVDLAGRKVLLLISTAGTGMGLLLLAAFNWLTFNDPYWLANYSWFPIVSLSATVYLFSIGLCNIPFFVLPEILPAKICNVGNTLSMVSITIFSFISLKIFPVMVEVINLYGAMGLFAGISFLGVIVIAFVVPETKGKNLIAPQSV, encoded by the exons ATGGAGACCAGTGGAGGCGTAAGGAATCAGGTCTTTGCCACCGGTGTCA TGAACATCATCAATCTGTCCCATGGAGCCGCACTGGGATGGGTATCACCTTACCTCCCGGTGTTGATGTCGACGGAGGAACCGATTTTGGCAACTGGCCCAGTAACCGTCGAGCAGGGTTCATGGATTGGATCTATCCTTTGCTTAGGAGCTCTCTTTGGAGCATTCCTATACGGATACCTCGTGGACAAAGTTGGTATCAAGCGCACTTTGCAAGCACTCGTGGTTCCTCATTCG TGCTTTTGGATCATATCCTACCTAGCTACATCTGTCTATCAACTGTATCTGGGACGATTTTTGGCGGGGGTTACAGGTGGAGGAATTATCGTTGTGTTTCCTCTATTCATCGCAGACATCTCGGACAAACA AATTCGCGGTATCCTTGGTTCCGTTCTGGCGCTCACTAGCAATGGAGGGATCTTACTGATTTACATCATCGGTGACGTACTGCATTACCACACGGTAGCACTAACTATGCTATCCTTGCCAGTGATGTTCACCGTCCTTATGTTTTTTGTACCCGACACACCTCAAACCTGTCTGAAGATGGGTAAAGTGGTGAAGGCGGAACGTTGCTTCATGTTCTACCGTGGTATCCGACCATCAGGCGATGGAACATCTGCCGTCCGTCAAGAGTTTGACAATATGAAAAAGTTTATCGAACACAGTACGGGGCAGAACTCGCGTGTTACTTTGGATGACTTCC GATCCAGAGAGGCTAAGCTGGGAATGTTCATTGGCGTGTTTCTCATGTTCATCAATCAGTTCTGCGGTGTCTTCGCCATCCTTACGTACGCCGCTTCGATCTTTGAGGAGGTTGGATCTACCCTCAGCCCAAACACGTCGGCCATCATCATGGGCACAATACAGATCGTGGGGACGCTATCATCTTTCATATTTGTCGATCTAGCTGGCCGGAAGGTCCTGTTACTGATCTCAACGGCTGGAACTGGTATGGGTCTTCTCCTGTTGGCTGCTTTCAACTGGCTCACCTTCAACGATCCCTACTGGCTGGCCAACTACAGCTGGTTCCCGATCGTGAGCCTCTCCGCGACGGTCTATCTCTTCTCCATTGGGCTGTGCAACATTCCGTTCTTTGTTCTACCAGAAATACTCCCGGCAAAG ATTTGTAATGTCGGAAATACTCTTAGTATGGTTTCGATAACCATTTTCTCCTTCATCAGCCTGAAG ATATTCCCAGTCATGGTGGAAGTAATCAACCTGTACGGTGCCATGGGACTCTTCGCAGGAATTTCTTTCTTAGGTGTAATCGTCATCGCGTTTGTTGTACCAGAAACAAAAGGCAAAAATCTAATCGCTCCACAGAGTGTCTAA